One genomic region from Manis pentadactyla isolate mManPen7 chromosome 12, mManPen7.hap1, whole genome shotgun sequence encodes:
- the MAP2K7 gene encoding dual specificity mitogen-activated protein kinase kinase 7 isoform X1 translates to MAASSLEQKLSRLEAKLKQENREARRRIDLNLDISPQRPRPTLQLPLANDGGSRSPSSESSPQHPMPPARPRHMLGLPSTMFTPRSMESIEIDQKLQEIMKQTGYLTIGGQVPLLMAPGGGVGRPRSGTRFSEGGVPEPRGPFSSGCPRQRYQAEINDLENLGEMGSGTCGQVWKMRFRKTGHVIAVKQMRRSGNKEENKRILMDLDVVLKSHDCPYIVQCFGTFITNTDVFIAMELMGTCAEKLKKRVEGPIPERILGKMTVAIVKALFYLKEKHGVIHRDVKPSNILLDERGQIKLCDFGISGRLVDSKAKTRSAGCAAYMAPERIDPPDPTKPDYDIRADVWSLGISLVELATGQFPYQNCKTDFEVLTKVLQEEPPLLPGHMGFSGDFQSFVKDCLTKDHRKRPKYNKLLEHSFIKRYETLEVDVASWFKDVMAKTESPRTSGVLSQHHLPFFR, encoded by the exons CCCTGCAGCTCCCGCTGGCCAATGATGGGGGCAGCCGCTCGCCATCATCTGAAAGCTCCCCGCAGCACCCCATGCCCCCTGCCCGGCCCCGGCACATGCTGGGGCTTCCGTCCACCATGTTCACACCCCGCAGCATGGAGAG CATCGAGATTGACCAGAAGCTGCAGGAGATCATGAAGCAGACAGGCTACCTGACCATCGGGGGCCAGGTACCACTCCTCATGGCCCCTGGCGGGGGGGTGGGCAGGCCCCGCAGCGGGACTAGGTTCTCTGAGGGAGGCGTGCCGGAGCCCCGTGGGCCCTTCAGCTCTGGCTGTCCTCGCCAGCGCTACCAGGCAGAGATCAACGATCTGGAGAACCTGGGGGAGATGGGCAGCGGCACCTGCGGCCAGGTGTGGAAGATGCGCTTCCGGAAGACAGGCCACGTCATCGCTGTCAAG CAAATGCGGCGCTCTGGGAACAAGGAGGAGAACAAGCGGATCCTCATGGACCTGGACGTGGTGCTCAAGAGCCACGACTGCCCCTACATCGTGCAGTGCTTCGGGACCTTCATCACCAAC ACCGACGTCTTCATCGCCATGGAGCTCATGGGCACGTGCGCAGAAAAGCTCAAGAAGCGGGTGGAGGGCCCCATCCCGGAGCGCATCCTGGGCAAGATGACGGTGGCG ATCGTGAAGGCGCTCTTCTACCTGAAGGAGAAGCACGGCGTGATCCACCGGGACGTCAAGCCCTCCAACATTCTGCTGGACGAGCGAGGCCAGATCAAACTCTGTGACTTCGGCATCAGCGGCCGCCTGGTGGACTCCAAGGCCAAAACGCGGAGCGCCGGCTGTGCTGCCTACATGGCA CCGGAGCGCATCGACCCCCCGGATCCCACCAAGCCAGACTACGACATCCGGGCAGATGTGTGGAGCCTGGGCATCtccttg GTGGAACTGGCCACGGGCCAGTTTCCCTACCAGAACTGCAAGACGGACTTCGAGGTCCTCACCAAAGTCCTGCAGGAAGAGCCCCCACTCCTGCCCGGCCACATGGGTTTCTCGGGGGACTTTCAGTCCTTCGTCAAAGACTG CCTTACTAAAGATCACAGGAAGAGACCAAAGTATAATAAGCTACTT GAACACAGCTTCATCAAGCGTTACGAGACGCTGGAGGTGGACGTGGCTTCCTGGTTCAAGGATGTCATGGCGAAGACTGAGTCGCCGCGGACTAGTGGAGTCCTGAGCCAACACCATCTGCCCTTCTTCAGGTAG
- the MAP2K7 gene encoding dual specificity mitogen-activated protein kinase kinase 7 isoform X4 has protein sequence MAASSLEQKLSRLEAKLKQENREARRRIDLNLDISPQRPRPTLQLPLANDGGSRSPSSESSPQHPMPPARPRHMLGLPSTMFTPRSMESIEIDQKLQEIMKQTGYLTIGGQRYQAEINDLENLGEMGSGTCGQVWKMRFRKTGHVIAVKQMRRSGNKEENKRILMDLDVVLKSHDCPYIVQCFGTFITNTDVFIAMELMGTCAEKLKKRVEGPIPERILGKMTVAIVKALFYLKEKHGVIHRDVKPSNILLDERGQIKLCDFGISGRLVDSKAKTRSAGCAAYMAPERIDPPDPTKPDYDIRADVWSLGISLVELATGQFPYQNCKTDFEVLTKVLQEEPPLLPGHMGFSGDFQSFVKDCLTKDHRKRPKYNKLLEHSFIKRYETLEVDVASWFKDVMAKTESPRTSGVLSQHHLPFFR, from the exons CCCTGCAGCTCCCGCTGGCCAATGATGGGGGCAGCCGCTCGCCATCATCTGAAAGCTCCCCGCAGCACCCCATGCCCCCTGCCCGGCCCCGGCACATGCTGGGGCTTCCGTCCACCATGTTCACACCCCGCAGCATGGAGAG CATCGAGATTGACCAGAAGCTGCAGGAGATCATGAAGCAGACAGGCTACCTGACCATCGGGGGCCAG CGCTACCAGGCAGAGATCAACGATCTGGAGAACCTGGGGGAGATGGGCAGCGGCACCTGCGGCCAGGTGTGGAAGATGCGCTTCCGGAAGACAGGCCACGTCATCGCTGTCAAG CAAATGCGGCGCTCTGGGAACAAGGAGGAGAACAAGCGGATCCTCATGGACCTGGACGTGGTGCTCAAGAGCCACGACTGCCCCTACATCGTGCAGTGCTTCGGGACCTTCATCACCAAC ACCGACGTCTTCATCGCCATGGAGCTCATGGGCACGTGCGCAGAAAAGCTCAAGAAGCGGGTGGAGGGCCCCATCCCGGAGCGCATCCTGGGCAAGATGACGGTGGCG ATCGTGAAGGCGCTCTTCTACCTGAAGGAGAAGCACGGCGTGATCCACCGGGACGTCAAGCCCTCCAACATTCTGCTGGACGAGCGAGGCCAGATCAAACTCTGTGACTTCGGCATCAGCGGCCGCCTGGTGGACTCCAAGGCCAAAACGCGGAGCGCCGGCTGTGCTGCCTACATGGCA CCGGAGCGCATCGACCCCCCGGATCCCACCAAGCCAGACTACGACATCCGGGCAGATGTGTGGAGCCTGGGCATCtccttg GTGGAACTGGCCACGGGCCAGTTTCCCTACCAGAACTGCAAGACGGACTTCGAGGTCCTCACCAAAGTCCTGCAGGAAGAGCCCCCACTCCTGCCCGGCCACATGGGTTTCTCGGGGGACTTTCAGTCCTTCGTCAAAGACTG CCTTACTAAAGATCACAGGAAGAGACCAAAGTATAATAAGCTACTT GAACACAGCTTCATCAAGCGTTACGAGACGCTGGAGGTGGACGTGGCTTCCTGGTTCAAGGATGTCATGGCGAAGACTGAGTCGCCGCGGACTAGTGGAGTCCTGAGCCAACACCATCTGCCCTTCTTCAGGTAG
- the TGFBR3L gene encoding LOW QUALITY PROTEIN: transforming growth factor-beta receptor type 3-like protein (The sequence of the model RefSeq protein was modified relative to this genomic sequence to represent the inferred CDS: inserted 2 bases in 1 codon; deleted 2 bases in 2 codons): MLGTTLLLLALLPGTTTLPSRPPATQGTWPRRPLFSLELLDAEDAFPRGAGPLEVPADSRVFVQVRVRARARARWAAGAXGADPDRRPSPEPVLAFLHGGCPADSSVAFPPPSPPALGDSRPTRFSFRRRQVSNASVQFLHCQLSRCCRLREARRTPAPLTLPPPSQMRGRVARNRGAGATPGLCLPQDEACAGAGRGRGESLGADSPHQHTLTQPIMVTVPRPPPPVGAVLPTEPPKGVPGRPMRPKPAVPTTAALEPAPVVALVLAAFVLGAALAAGLGLVCAHPGTNLRPLGPPSGPSLFARVGIRGGRYPCAGPDRPQTCVRCSRSRPQGAPDSGATRSTPAAPQTASPFQRPQHPSPRPRDSPSGPQPRRSQ, translated from the exons ATGCTGGGCACCACGCTTCTGCTTCTGGCCCTGCTCCCGGGGACCACCACCTTGCCCAGCAGGCCACCTG CGACGCAGGGGACCTGGCCGCGTCGACCCCTTTTCAGCTTGGAGCTGTTGGACGCGGAGGACGCCTTCCCGCGCGGCGCGGGGCCGCTCGAGGTCCCGGCCGACAGCCGCGTCTTCGTACAGGTGCGGGTGAGGGCACGTGCCAGGGCCCGGTGGGCGGCAGGTGC GGGGGCCGATCCTGATCGCCGCCCATCCCCTGAGCCCGTTCTGGCGTTTCTGCACGGGGGCTGCCCCGCCGACTCCTCGGTCGCCTTCCCTCCACCGTCGCCCCCCGCTCTGGGGGACTCCCGC CCCACACGCTTCAGTTTCCGCCGGCGCCAGGTCTCCAACGCCTCGGTG CAGTTCCTGCACTGCCAGCTGAGTCGCTGCTGCCGCCTCCGGGAAGCCCGACGGACGCCCGCGCCTCTGACGCTGCCGCCACCGTCGCAGATGCGCGGGCGCGTAGCCAGGAATCGGGGCGCCGGGGCCACTCCTGGGCTG TGTCTGCCTCAGGATGAGGCGTGCGCGGGCGCCGGCCGCGGCCGCGGCGAGAGCCTGGGTGCCGACAGCCCCCACCAGCACACGCTGACGCAGCCCATCATGGTCACCGTGCCGCGGCCGCCCCCCCC TGTCGGCGCTGTTCTCCCCACAGAGCCACCCAAGGGCGTCCCGGGCCGACCCATGCGCCCCAAGCCTGCCGTGCCGACCACGGCGGCCCTGGAGCCCGCGCCGGTGGTGGCGCTGGTGTTGGCCGCCTTTGTGCTGGGCGCCGCGCTGGCCGCGGGGCTTGGCCTCGTCTGCGCGCACCCAGGTACTAACCTCCGCCCTCTGGGACCTCCTTCCGGGCCCAGTCTGTTCGCGCGCGTCGGGATCCGAGGCGGCCGCTATCCCTGCGCAGGCCCTGACCGTCCCCAGACCTGCGTCCGCTGCTCCCGTAGCCGCCCCCAGGGGGCGCCCGACTCGGGCGCTACGCGCAGCACCCCCGCTGCTCCCCAGACCGCCTCTCCCTTCCAGCGTCCCCAGCACCCCAGCCCGCGCCCGAGAGACTCGCCCAGCGGCCCCCAGCCCAGGAGGTCCCAGTGA
- the SNAPC2 gene encoding snRNA-activating protein complex subunit 2, producing MKPPQRRRAAPSRYLGEVTGPAAWSAREKRQLLRLLQARRGQPEPDATELARELPGRSEAEIQDFLRQLKCRVAREAIQRVYPGGPQGRRLRETQIPAPIEVWVDLAEKITGPLEEALTVGFSQVLTIAATEPVSLLHSKPPKRTQARGKVLLLRAPGGQDAPSPAPEAPGPTPKAPSESGASPSGSGDLSVDFEKIYKYLSAISRSHHGPELSAAESAVVLDLLMALPEELPRLPCAALVAHMTDTYLSLTAPQPDPARGSLGPKAEGGGTGSRGQEEADQATPQAPENAGPGEQRSAWQAAGVCPLNPFLVPLELLGQVAPPSR from the exons ATGAAGCCCCCGCAGCGGCGGCGAGCGGCGCCATCGCGCTATCTTGGCGAGGTGACCGGTCCCGCGGCCTGGAGCGCCCGCGAGAAGCGGCAGCTGCTACGCCTCCTGCAGGCGCGGCGGGGCCAGCCGGAGCCGGACGCCACAGAGCTGGCTCGGGAGCTGCCGGGACGGAGCGAGGCCGAG ATTCAGGACTTTCTCCGGCAGCTCAAGTGCCGCGTGGCCCGGGAAGCCATTCAGAGGGTCTATCCAGGTGGCCCACAGGGTCGAAGGCTCCGGGAAACGCAGATCCCAGCCCCCATTGAG GTATGGGTGGATCTGGCTGAGAAGATAACAGGCCCGCTGGAGGAAGCCCTGACTGTGGGGTTCTCACAG GTGCTCACCATCGCGGCCACGGAGCCTGTCAGCCTCCTGCACTCCAAGCCCCCCAAGCGCACGCAGGCACGTGGTAAGGTACTGCTGCTCAGGGCCCCTGGAGGGCAGGAtgcccccagccccgcccccgaGGCCCCCGGCCCCACCCCCAAGGCACCTTCAGAATCCGGGGCCAGCCCCTCCGGCTCGGGAGACCTATCTGTGGACTTTGAGAAGATCTACAAGTACCTGTCAGCCATCTCCCGCAGTCACCATGGCCCTGAGCTTTCTGCAGCTG AATCAGCTGTGGTCCTTGACCTACTCATGGCCCTTCCTGAGGAGCTGCCGCGCCTGCCCTGCGCCGCCCTGGTGGCACATATGACAGATACATACCTAAGCCTGACGGCCCCTCAGCCAGACCCAGCCAGGGGGAGCCTGGGGCCCAAGGCTGAGGGCGGTGGGACGGGCTCCAGGGGCCAAGAAGAGGCCGACCAGGCCACCCCCCAGGCCCCTGAGAATGCTGGGCCTGGCGAACAGAGATCTGCTTGGCAAGCAGCTGGGGTCTGCCCCCTGAATCCGTTCCTGGTGCCCCTGGAGCTCCTTGGCCAGGTGGCTCCCCCTTCAAGGTGA
- the CTXN1 gene encoding cortexin-1 has protein sequence MSAAWTLSPEPPPPSTGPPMGAGLDAEQRTVFAFVLCLLVVLVLLMVRCVRILLDPYSRMPASSWTDHKEALERGQFDYALV, from the coding sequence ATGAGCGCGGCGTGGACCCTGTCCCCCGAGCCGCCCCCGCCGTCGACGGGGCCCCCGATGGGCGCGGGCCTGGACGCCGAGCAGCGCACGGTGTTCGCCTTCGTGCTCTGCCTGCTGGTGGTGCTCGTGCTCCTGATGGTGCGCTGCGTGCGCATCCTGCTCGACCCCTACAGCCGCATGCCCGCCTCGTCCTGGACCGACCACAAGGAGGCGCTCGAGCGCGGGCAGTTCGACTACGCGCTGGTCTGA